A window of Komagataella phaffii GS115 chromosome 1, complete sequence contains these coding sequences:
- a CDS encoding Subunit of the CCR4-NOT complex, which is a global transcriptional regulator with roles in transcrip: MSQRKLQQEIDRVFKKVKEGLEEFDYVYDKLQACESSSQKEKLESDLKREIKKLQRSRDQIKIWLAGNEVKEKKGLMEHRKLIEHEMERFKEVEKEMKTKAFSKEGLNMNKVDPREKEKSETSKFVESMIEELERQSEALEAQIDQIQSSGKRGKKLDNSKTDQIAELQSSLDRNNWHQEKLQTILRLLQNGNLEADQIQRIQEDIEYYVESNQDADFAEDDGIYDELGLDEIEDGFLFAAASGPLSKDEEGKDENDENVSDNESPSASASSNFAAVNQGSTSDSTVKTAPAAINSSTGSVSNVTSTNSNASVLLNKLTRTSPARSAAATPPHSHNELTGIQSNLKPAVAPVLTPKLKYSKVASTAATASVPPGSTKVGSSTHSTTPTATTAATAHPAVSSSSLPLDSLSSTTTHPNGLDAPTSESSLKIANNLIANLDGVKKECLNKPIKKTPEEMDNMYQLLNSSLLNCPDSFDADVPNMYIPRQPHPTHISFPQEPLLEIMNSAKILQNFDLETLFYCFYYHSYENAADEHKVFDNSGSFLQINTAKELHRRGWKYHKELKTWFLLNNDEANQTPPPIEEHVQQKSNWKYFDYQETWLPRRKDDFTFEKDKLETLYL, from the exons ATGTCTCAAAGGAAGTTACAACA AGAGATTGACCGTgtgttcaaaaaagtcaaaGAAGGTCTGGAAGAGTTCGATTATGTCTATGATAAACTACAAGCATGCGAGAGCTCTTCTCAGAAGGAAAAATTAGAAAGTGAtctgaaaagagaaatcaaaaaactaCAACGATCCAGAGACCAAATCAAAATATGGTTGGCGGGAAATGAAGTCaaggagaagaaaggaTTGATGGAACACAGAAAATTGATTGAACATGAGATGGAGCGATTCAAAGAGGTcgagaaagaaatgaagaCAAAGGCGTTCAGTAAGGAGGGACTGAACATGAATAAAGTCGATCCAAgggaaaaggaaaagtcAGAGACCTCCAAGTTTGTGGAGTCCATGattgaagagttggaaagaCAGAGTGAAGCCTTGGAAGCTCAGATAGATCAAATCCAGAGTAGTGGCAAACGAGGGAAGAAACTGGATAACTCTAAGACCGATCAAATTGCCGAACTACAGTCCTCCTTGGATAGAAATAACTGGCATCAGgagaaacttcaaactaTACTAAGATTGCTTCAGAATGGTAATTTGGAGGCGGATCAAATCCAGCGCATACAAGAGGATATTGAGTATTACGTCGAATCTAACCAGGATGCCGATTTTGCTGAAGATGATGGTATTTATGATGAATTGGGActggatgaaattgaagatggGTTCTTGTTTGCCGCCGCCTCTGGACCcctttcaaaagatgaagaaggtaaagatgaaaatgacgaAAATGTATCAGATAACGAGTCTCCAAGTGCCAGTGCATCTAGTAATTTTGCTGCGGTAAATCAAGGTTCAACTTCTGACAGCACCGTCAAGACCGCTCCTGCTGCTATTAACTCATCAACAGGATCTGTCTCCAATGTCACCTCAACGAACTCCAATGCATCTGTTTTGCTCAACAAACTCACAAGAACATCTCCTGCAAGATCAGCTGCTGCGACTCCCCCACATTCTCATAACGAATTAACTGGAATTCAATCAAATCTTAAGCCTGCTGTGGCCCCTGTGCTGACGCCCAAGTTGAAATATTCTAAGGTTGCCAGTACAGCAGCTACCGCAAGTGTGCCACCAGGATCAACGAAGGTTGGATCGTCCACCCATTCAACCACTCCGACTGCAACTACAGCCGCAACTGCACATCCGGcagtttcctcttcttctctaCCATTGGATTCTTTGTCGTCAACGACTACTCATCCCAATGGTCTTGACGCTCCAACATCTGAATCGTCCTTGAAAATTGCAAACAATCTTATTGCTAATTTGGATGGAGTCAAGAAGGAATGTCTCAATAAGCCGATTAAAAAGACCCCTGAAGAGATGGACAACATGTATCAACTGCTTAATTCTTCACTGTTAAATTGTCCAGACTCATTTGATGCAGATGTGCCAAACATGTATATCCCTAGACAACCACACCCTACCCATATTTCGTTCCCTCAGGAACCTTTGTTGGAGATTATGAACTCGGCAAAGATTTTACAGAACTTTGATTTGGAGACTTTATTCTACTGTTTCTATTATCACAGCTACGAGAATGCAGCTGATGAACATAAGGTATTCGACAACTCAGGCAGTTTCCTACAAATTAATACGGCGAAGGAGTTGCATAGAAGGGGCTGGAAGTACCACAAAGAGCTCAAGACCTGGTTCCTGCTCAATAATGACGAAGCTAATCAAACTCCTCCGCCTATTGAAGAGCACGTTCAACAAAAGAGCAACTGGAAATACTTTGATTACCAGGAGACATGGCTTCCCAGGAGAAAAGACGATTTTACTTTTGAGAAGGACAAGTTGGAAACGTTgtatctttga